The DNA region AGAGTTTGACCAAGGGCGTTCAGAAAGTGTGTCCGCTGGCTGCCTATCATGGCGATTTGATCGCTAGTGCGCTCGCGTCAAAAATGCAGGCGTTGCGCTTTATGCTTCTCGACTACGCTCGAAGCGAACGGAACGTAGGGCCGCTCCCGAAGATAGCTTAGGACCGTCAGGCCCGCTCAGGCGGCGAGTGCTGTGCCTGAACGGGGCAATTCCACCCGGCGGGGCGCGGACTGCGGCGCGCGGAGGCGGCGGATGCGTAGGTTATAGACCGGCGGGTGCTGCGGGATAGGTTCGAACTGGAGCGCGGCCACCATCTTGTCATGATAGAGTGCGAACATCCAGACGATGGTGCCCATGGCCAGAAGGAAGGCGGCGGAAAACAGGGTCGCTGCAATTATAGTGAACATCGTGATCACTTTCCATCTTGCCATTTGCACGGCATGTCTCATTATGACGGTGTAAACGGCCGTTAACCGTATTTGTTCCGTCTGTTCCCTTTATGTTCTCTTTTGGGAACGTCGTCAAGCCTTGCAATTGATTTTTTCCGCGTCTAAAGGCGCGACCATTCCACATGGGAATCGACATATCCGGTGCCGGAAACGCCTTTCAGGCTGTTTTTCGTGTTCCTGATTCCCAGAGGTCAAACCGGAAGGAGAACTATTATGGCGGCACCTGTCGTCACCATGCACCAATTGATCGAGGCTGGCGCCCATTTCGGCCACCAGACCCACCGTTGGAATCCGCGCATGAAGCCGTATATCTTCGGCGAGCGCAACGGCATCCACATCCTTGACCTGTCGCAGACCGTGCCCCTGTTCGGCCGCGCGCTCGACTTCGTGTCGTCGACCGTCGCCGCCGGTGGCAAGGTGCTGTTCGTTGGCACCAAGCGCCAAGCGCAGGATCCGATCGCGGATGCCGCGCGCCAGTCGGGCCAGCATTTCGTCAACCATCGCTGGCTGGGCGGCATGCTCACCAACTGGAAGACGATTTCGGGTTCGATCAAGCGCCTGAAGACCCTTGAGGAAAAGCTGTCGGGCGACACCCACGGCTTCACCAAGAAGGAAGTGCTCCAGATGACGCGCGAGCGCGAGAAGCTGGAAGCATCGCTGGGCGGCATCCGCGACATGAACGGCATCCCCGATGTCATGTTCGTGATCGACGCC from Sphingobium sp. HWE2-09 includes:
- the rpsB gene encoding 30S ribosomal protein S2, with the protein product MAAPVVTMHQLIEAGAHFGHQTHRWNPRMKPYIFGERNGIHILDLSQTVPLFGRALDFVSSTVAAGGKVLFVGTKRQAQDPIADAARQSGQHFVNHRWLGGMLTNWKTISGSIKRLKTLEEKLSGDTHGFTKKEVLQMTREREKLEASLGGIRDMNGIPDVMFVIDANKEELAIKEANTLGIPVVAILNSNVSPDGIAFPVPANDDASRAIRLYCDAIAAAATKGNRGAQQASGVDLGALDEPQAEEIAAEA